One window from the genome of Amaranthus tricolor cultivar Red isolate AtriRed21 chromosome 9, ASM2621246v1, whole genome shotgun sequence encodes:
- the LOC130824578 gene encoding uncharacterized protein LOC130824578: MHDLEQSKGQRLTAYEIFTRTHEVFDTKTGDCSQWTNIKSQKVNDEYRALIEEHPTRNPSEIWLDAIKNVESGSSTKNKEVFGVGFASQIIYPPEPTDIPSYQPAQPDYNAIIQQRFADLEAQQMEFNNRLWEAVRMGNTQTAYETHQRLTEQIQRE, encoded by the exons ATGCATGATTTG gAACAATCGAAAGGTCAAAGACTCACAGcctatgaaatatttacacgaaCACATGAGGTCTTTGACACTAAAACTGGGGATTGTTCCCAATGGACTAATAtcaagtcacaaaaagttaac gatgaatatCGTGCTTTAATAGAGGAGCATCCAACCCGCAACCCAAGTGAAATTTGGTTGGATGCTATAAAAAATGTAGAAAGCGGGTCAAGCACAAAAAACAAAGAGGTATTTGGGGTTGGGTTCGCCTCCCAAATTATTTATCCACCTGAGCCAACGGATATTCCGTCTTATCAAcctgcacaacctgattatAATGCCATCATTCAACAAAGGTTTGCGGATTTAGAAGCACAGCAAATGGAGTTTAACAATCGATTGTGGGAAGCGGTACGAATGGGAAATACTCAGACTGCCTATGAGACTCACCAAAGGCTGACTGAACAAATCCAAAGAGAATGA